Proteins co-encoded in one Clostridiales bacterium genomic window:
- a CDS encoding alpha/beta hydrolase: MKREWFITSDQTKLNLAIWEIPAPKCIIQIIHGMNEHMGRYQEFAEFLNAQGFLVAGDDHRGHGLTAGQRGKIGKADYDIFEKTMQDQIEITQYLKKTYNLPVVAIGHSYGSFLAQKYMTAPAAKQVAGFILTGTGKLDYFSVLFGRIISLLQSPNKDARLVKKLTFEAYDKKLKGSQNAWLTQDQAIVEKYNNDEFIVPVFSYGFYRSFFKGLLGLWGKSLKNIDKSTKIAIFCGQQDGVGAWGKYPKALYNKYKKLGIKDVQIKIYDQMRHEILNEIQRPSVYKDIVSCINCFLNE, translated from the coding sequence ATGAAAAGAGAATGGTTTATAACATCGGACCAAACCAAATTAAACCTTGCTATTTGGGAAATTCCCGCCCCAAAATGTATAATTCAGATTATACACGGAATGAACGAGCATATGGGCAGATATCAAGAATTTGCCGAGTTTTTGAACGCGCAAGGCTTTTTGGTAGCGGGCGACGACCATCGCGGTCACGGGCTTACGGCAGGCCAAAGGGGAAAAATAGGCAAGGCTGATTACGATATTTTTGAAAAGACTATGCAAGACCAAATAGAAATTACCCAATATCTAAAAAAGACATATAACCTGCCCGTTGTGGCGATTGGGCATAGCTACGGTTCGTTCTTGGCGCAAAAATACATGACTGCCCCTGCCGCAAAACAGGTTGCCGGCTTTATTTTAACAGGCACGGGCAAACTTGATTATTTTAGCGTTTTGTTTGGTCGGATTATATCTTTGCTTCAAAGCCCGAACAAAGACGCGCGCTTGGTAAAAAAATTGACCTTTGAAGCTTATGACAAAAAACTCAAAGGAAGCCAAAACGCGTGGTTAACGCAAGACCAAGCAATAGTGGAAAAATATAACAATGACGAATTTATAGTTCCTGTTTTTTCTTATGGTTTTTATCGCTCGTTTTTCAAAGGTCTTTTGGGCCTTTGGGGCAAGTCATTAAAAAATATAGACAAGTCAACAAAAATCGCAATCTTTTGCGGACAGCAAGACGGCGTAGGCGCGTGGGGCAAATATCCAAAAGCTTTATATAACAAATATAAAAAACTCGGAATAAAAGATGTCCAGATAAAGATATACGATCAAATGCGCCATGAAATTTTAAACGAAATCCAAAGGCCGTCAGTTTATAAAGACATTGTTTCTTGTATTAATTGCTTCCTCAACGAATAA
- a CDS encoding amidohydrolase family protein, which yields MIIDFHTHCIVDDLYAKTLAEISKEKKVYPSFDGSIDGLIRSMQNAGIDRSVVVNYAADAITTIKVNSFAIECASHKELIPFGSIHPDFKDYKSEIDRLVQNNIRGLKFHPHLQSFAMDDPKMMRLYEYALSTGMTLLFHMGKNQQDLDCDNASPKRMRAIIDVFNTPKIVAAHMGGQEYRKEFEKYMLGTTVSFETSCAFTYMKPEEIEFILNNHNNEYILFGTDSPWAHQSDELLQYYSFNIPVNVLEMILGGNAKRLLGI from the coding sequence ATGATAATAGATTTTCATACACATTGCATTGTTGACGATCTTTACGCCAAAACGCTTGCCGAAATTTCCAAAGAAAAAAAAGTATATCCGTCTTTTGACGGCTCAATAGACGGACTTATTAGGTCAATGCAAAACGCAGGCATTGACCGTTCCGTAGTTGTTAATTATGCCGCGGACGCCATAACAACAATCAAAGTCAATTCTTTTGCCATAGAATGCGCAAGCCATAAAGAATTGATACCTTTTGGAAGCATTCATCCCGATTTTAAAGATTATAAAAGCGAAATTGACCGTTTGGTCCAAAACAATATCCGCGGCTTAAAATTTCATCCGCATTTACAGTCTTTTGCTATGGATGACCCCAAAATGATGAGACTTTACGAATACGCGCTATCTACGGGCATGACATTGCTATTCCATATGGGCAAAAACCAACAGGATTTGGATTGCGATAACGCAAGCCCCAAGCGCATGCGCGCAATAATAGACGTTTTCAATACTCCCAAGATAGTTGCCGCGCATATGGGCGGTCAAGAATATAGAAAAGAGTTTGAAAAATACATGTTAGGAACGACGGTGTCTTTTGAAACTTCTTGCGCTTTTACCTATATGAAACCCGAGGAAATTGAGTTCATATTAAACAATCATAATAACGAATATATACTCTTTGGCACGGATTCTCCATGGGCTCATCAATCCGATGAATTATTGCAATATTATAGCTTTAATATCCCAGTTAATGTCCTTGAAATGATTTTAGGCGGCAACGCAAAGCGCCTTTTGGGCATTTGA
- a CDS encoding L-glyceraldehyde 3-phosphate reductase: MAYSANPNRYKEMRYNACGNSGLCLPAISLGLWHNFGNEATMENMQDMILNSFDLGITHFDIANNYGPPAGAAEENFGKILKTQLKSYRDELIVSSKAGFYMWDGPYGDGGSKKHLMASINQSLKRTGLEYFDIFYHHRADPNTPVAETAAALDEIVRQGKALYIGTSNYTAEQADKIIKEFKKLGTPYMIHQPIYNMLNRGIEDGLVDILKSNGIGIIAYCPLAQGLLTDKYLNEQIPQNSRAHRSKYVAQELDKNIDKIKLLKPLAQARNQTLAQMAIAWLLNTGNLTSVLIGASRFSQIAENVAALNNTKFSQEELDLIDRIVLT, from the coding sequence ATGGCTTATAGCGCGAATCCTAACCGCTACAAAGAAATGCGATACAACGCATGCGGCAATAGCGGGCTTTGCTTGCCGGCGATATCCTTGGGACTGTGGCATAATTTCGGCAATGAGGCGACCATGGAAAATATGCAAGATATGATTTTGAATTCTTTTGATTTGGGAATAACGCATTTTGATATTGCCAATAATTACGGTCCGCCCGCTGGGGCCGCCGAAGAGAACTTTGGAAAGATTTTGAAAACCCAACTAAAATCCTATCGGGACGAACTGATCGTGTCCTCAAAAGCGGGATTTTATATGTGGGACGGACCTTATGGAGACGGCGGGTCCAAAAAGCATCTTATGGCAAGCATTAACCAAAGCCTCAAACGCACCGGTTTGGAATATTTTGATATCTTTTATCATCATAGGGCCGACCCTAATACGCCTGTGGCGGAGACGGCTGCCGCTTTGGATGAAATTGTCCGTCAAGGCAAGGCTTTATATATAGGCACAAGCAATTATACCGCGGAACAAGCCGACAAAATTATAAAAGAGTTTAAAAAATTGGGAACGCCTTATATGATTCATCAGCCTATTTATAATATGCTTAACCGCGGAATTGAAGACGGCCTTGTTGATATTTTGAAATCAAACGGCATCGGCATAATCGCTTATTGCCCTTTAGCCCAAGGCTTATTAACCGATAAATATCTAAATGAGCAAATTCCTCAAAATTCAAGAGCCCACCGCTCAAAATATGTCGCCCAAGAATTAGATAAAAATATTGATAAAATCAAATTGCTAAAACCTTTGGCTCAAGCGCGCAATCAGACGCTGGCGCAAATGGCGATTGCTTGGTTGTTAAACACAGGCAATTTGACCAGCGTGTTAATAGGCGCAAGTAGATTTTCTCAAATAGCCGAAAATGTTGCGGCGTTAAATAACACAAAATTTTCTCAAGAAGAGCTTGATTTGATAGATAGGATTGTTTTAACATAA